Proteins encoded within one genomic window of Gloeobacter kilaueensis JS1:
- a CDS encoding class I SAM-dependent methyltransferase, translated as MSGQSSPSAVASAYDRWSGTYETGENPTRDLAAQVLRAQLALQPDWDVLEIGCGTGLNTRYLAYQCRSVLAFDFSAGMLAQAKTNLQASNVQFKEQDVQLGWDCPDGTANLIVCTLVLEHIENLDPIFREAARILRPGGAFFIGELHPFRQLQGGQAQFTDHRTGEVMFVPAHLHDVADYLNASLRQGFLLSHLGEWRDEGAARTAPPRLLSLYLRKRL; from the coding sequence ATGAGTGGCCAGTCCTCGCCCAGTGCTGTGGCGTCTGCCTACGACCGCTGGTCCGGCACCTATGAGACGGGCGAAAATCCGACACGCGATCTCGCAGCACAGGTTTTACGAGCGCAACTTGCCCTCCAGCCAGACTGGGACGTCCTTGAAATTGGTTGTGGTACCGGCCTGAACACGCGGTATCTGGCTTATCAGTGTCGCAGTGTGCTGGCTTTTGATTTTTCTGCCGGAATGCTCGCCCAGGCAAAAACCAACCTGCAGGCGAGCAACGTACAGTTCAAGGAGCAGGATGTTCAGCTTGGCTGGGACTGCCCGGACGGCACAGCCAACCTGATTGTCTGCACCCTCGTCCTCGAACACATCGAGAATCTAGATCCCATCTTCCGCGAAGCGGCGCGCATCCTCCGCCCCGGCGGCGCATTCTTTATCGGCGAACTGCATCCTTTTCGCCAGTTACAGGGCGGCCAGGCCCAGTTCACTGACCACCGCACCGGCGAGGTGATGTTCGTTCCGGCGCACCTGCACGACGTTGCCGACTACCTGAACGCCAGCCTCCGGCAGGGCTTCTTACTCTCCCACCTGGGCGAATGGCGCGACGAGGGCGCAGCGAGGACTGCCCCACCGCGCCTGCTCTCCCTTTACCTGCGAAAGCGCCTTTGA
- a CDS encoding S-layer homology domain-containing protein has protein sequence MKRVWMCSFGLGLVLWAAGYPAASQVPAPASPPAAPQAAPTGGGDTLDVSWTKPYAEAVQSKSDLLILNQPLDATMTRLELARWLMNVFDFKFVPGKKEAPLKDVPRRGPDYLNVQALLQAGVMATFPGGVFKPQGDLTRLEALAIFDRALKLTAPSKPIVDSWLKLYKDAGSVPQAGREFIAAAAQAGLIINVPAADTLSTDDVLTRGEMAVLLHQGLVYQKKLAAVEPPVAQLKIEKPAIASIDVQPASRVLPGQTVTITAQGTPGATSSFDLGDLANNVAMKETTPGQYIGTYKVADRDAVVNPTVVVHLDRGGLTAQAQRIARLEVGEVRAAQAPANQPDNYDYDDPAASQPPPRRSSNSPGDYSRRAGGFNDDYGTGSSRSYNSSPNFPDDNGFPAAPPIGGSYGNSRSAGRFGSGNPPIASTRRGGDLFNPPSPFEPVQPAGNLRIQQVSFDPVNRVLNTGDILTVSCAGDSGGKATFKIAGVTGPIKMKEISPGFYEGRVQIGKNINVPGGTIEVALERNGQRITRTIPQPINISSLP, from the coding sequence ATGAAGCGCGTCTGGATGTGTTCTTTTGGGTTAGGGCTGGTGCTGTGGGCAGCAGGATATCCGGCGGCATCCCAGGTTCCTGCTCCTGCCAGTCCCCCCGCTGCCCCCCAGGCAGCCCCGACCGGTGGGGGGGACACCCTCGATGTGAGCTGGACCAAGCCTTACGCCGAGGCCGTGCAGAGCAAGAGCGATCTATTAATTCTCAACCAGCCCCTCGATGCGACGATGACCCGCCTGGAGCTGGCGCGCTGGTTGATGAACGTCTTTGACTTTAAGTTTGTACCCGGCAAAAAAGAAGCGCCCCTCAAAGACGTGCCCAGGCGCGGTCCAGACTATCTCAACGTCCAGGCACTGCTGCAGGCCGGGGTGATGGCCACTTTTCCAGGAGGGGTCTTCAAGCCCCAGGGCGATCTGACCCGGCTCGAAGCGCTCGCCATCTTCGATCGGGCTCTCAAGCTCACCGCCCCTAGTAAACCGATCGTCGATAGCTGGCTCAAACTCTACAAGGACGCAGGCTCGGTGCCCCAGGCGGGCCGCGAGTTTATTGCCGCCGCCGCCCAGGCAGGCTTGATCATCAACGTCCCGGCTGCCGATACCCTCAGTACCGACGATGTACTTACCCGGGGCGAAATGGCCGTGCTGCTGCACCAGGGGCTGGTCTATCAAAAGAAACTGGCGGCGGTCGAGCCGCCGGTGGCCCAGCTCAAGATTGAAAAACCGGCGATTGCGTCCATCGACGTGCAGCCGGCCAGCCGCGTTCTTCCTGGTCAGACGGTGACGATCACCGCCCAGGGCACCCCCGGTGCCACAAGCAGCTTCGATCTGGGCGATCTGGCCAACAATGTTGCGATGAAGGAGACGACCCCCGGCCAGTACATCGGCACCTACAAGGTGGCGGATCGAGATGCGGTGGTCAATCCGACCGTGGTCGTTCACCTCGATCGCGGCGGTCTCACCGCCCAGGCCCAGCGCATCGCGAGACTCGAAGTGGGCGAGGTGCGCGCCGCCCAGGCTCCAGCAAACCAGCCCGACAACTACGACTACGACGATCCAGCCGCTTCCCAGCCGCCGCCCCGGCGCTCCAGCAATTCCCCAGGCGACTACTCGCGGCGGGCTGGGGGCTTTAACGACGACTACGGCACCGGTTCGAGCCGCTCCTACAATAGCTCGCCCAACTTTCCAGACGACAACGGCTTTCCTGCTGCACCTCCCATCGGTGGCAGCTACGGCAATAGCCGCTCCGCAGGCCGCTTTGGCAGCGGCAATCCGCCCATCGCCTCCACGCGGCGGGGTGGAGACCTCTTCAATCCACCCAGCCCCTTCGAGCCTGTTCAGCCCGCCGGCAACCTGCGCATCCAGCAGGTGAGTTTTGACCCGGTCAACCGCGTGCTCAATACCGGCGACATTCTCACCGTCTCCTGTGCCGGGGACAGCGGCGGCAAAGCCACCTTCAAGATCGCGGGCGTTACAGGGCCGATCAAGATGAAAGAAATCTCTCCCGGCTTCTACGAGGGCAGAGTCCAGATCGGCAAAAACATCAACGTTCCGGGCGGCACGATCGAAGTCGCTCTTGAGCGCAACGGCCAGCGGATCACCCGCACCATTCCGCAGCCTATCAACATCTCCTCGCTGCCGTGA
- a CDS encoding SDR family NAD(P)-dependent oxidoreductase, producing MEEKDERTILTRRKTIATAAGLVGAIPVAALANTQFPPQPKTGRADPQGRFAGKVVLVTGATSGIGEATARAFALEGAKVYFCGRRQELGRNVESAVRALGGEATYQRADVREADQIKAFVDNCVSRYGRLDVAFNNAGTVGEVNPFLETALDDWHNVLTTNATGVFLSMKNEIPYMLKQGGGVIINTASVSSYRGFLNIAPYGASKHAILSLTKTAALAFAAKNIRISSIAPGGVDTAMLRYARERQGIRPEQGAMGIPIHRTNTVEEIARAVLFLSSDDATSFAGSNVDVTGGMLD from the coding sequence GTGGAAGAAAAAGACGAGCGAACGATTCTTACCCGACGCAAGACGATTGCCACCGCTGCCGGGCTCGTCGGGGCCATCCCTGTGGCTGCCCTTGCTAACACCCAGTTCCCTCCCCAGCCAAAGACAGGCAGAGCCGATCCCCAGGGGCGCTTCGCGGGCAAAGTGGTGCTCGTCACCGGAGCCACCTCCGGCATCGGCGAGGCGACGGCGCGGGCCTTTGCCCTGGAGGGTGCGAAGGTTTACTTTTGTGGCCGCCGCCAGGAACTGGGCCGCAACGTTGAGAGTGCAGTCCGTGCCCTTGGCGGTGAGGCGACCTACCAGCGGGCGGACGTGCGCGAGGCTGACCAGATAAAGGCATTTGTAGATAACTGTGTGAGCCGCTATGGTCGTCTGGATGTTGCCTTCAACAATGCCGGGACGGTAGGCGAGGTCAACCCGTTTCTTGAGACAGCCCTCGACGACTGGCACAACGTACTGACCACCAACGCAACAGGGGTCTTTCTGTCGATGAAAAACGAGATCCCCTACATGCTCAAGCAGGGGGGCGGCGTGATTATCAATACCGCTTCGGTCTCGTCCTATAGAGGTTTCCTCAACATTGCGCCCTACGGTGCGAGCAAGCACGCGATCCTCTCGCTCACCAAGACAGCCGCCCTGGCTTTCGCCGCCAAAAACATCCGCATCAGCTCGATCGCTCCCGGCGGCGTCGATACGGCCATGCTCCGCTACGCCCGCGAGCGGCAGGGAATACGTCCCGAGCAGGGGGCGATGGGCATTCCGATTCACCGCACGAATACCGTCGAGGAGATCGCTCGCGCTGTCTTGTTTCTCAGCTCCGACGATGCCACGAGCTTCGCAGGCTCAAACGTCGATGTCACCGGTGGCATGTTGGACTGA
- a CDS encoding DODA-type extradiol aromatic ring-opening family dioxygenase has product MVLPAVFVSHGAPTLALEAGAAHAFLRHLGQNLERPRAILCVSAHWETAGPTVSTAVWPRTIHDFGGFPDALYQLRYPAPGAPELARQVVELLRAAGLAALSDPERGLDHGAWVPLLLMYPDADIPVVQLSIQSHIGPAQHLAVGRALAALREQGVLILASGSATHNLGAFRTYRGDDVPEWVVRFDRWLAQALAAGDTEALLAYRQLAPEAVRNHPSEEHLLPLFVALGAGGPRPVIQQLHASYTCGILSMAAYAFDSKAEAPESLQWSAEAVSL; this is encoded by the coding sequence ATGGTTCTTCCTGCCGTCTTTGTCAGTCACGGTGCGCCGACGCTGGCGCTTGAAGCGGGCGCGGCCCACGCATTTTTGAGGCACCTGGGACAGAACCTGGAGCGGCCTCGGGCAATTCTCTGCGTCTCAGCCCACTGGGAGACAGCCGGTCCAACGGTGAGCACCGCTGTCTGGCCACGCACGATCCACGATTTTGGCGGCTTCCCGGACGCCCTCTACCAACTGCGCTATCCGGCCCCCGGCGCGCCGGAACTGGCCCGGCAGGTGGTGGAGTTGCTAAGGGCCGCCGGTCTGGCTGCCCTAAGCGACCCAGAAAGGGGGCTGGATCACGGTGCCTGGGTACCGCTGCTGTTGATGTATCCGGACGCCGACATTCCAGTTGTGCAGTTGTCGATCCAGTCTCATATCGGTCCGGCGCAGCACCTGGCTGTGGGCAGGGCACTGGCTGCGCTGCGCGAGCAGGGGGTGCTCATTCTCGCCAGCGGCAGCGCTACCCACAACCTCGGCGCTTTTCGGACCTATCGGGGCGATGATGTCCCAGAGTGGGTAGTGCGCTTCGATCGCTGGCTTGCCCAGGCGCTGGCTGCCGGTGACACGGAGGCGCTGCTGGCATACCGGCAACTTGCTCCTGAGGCCGTTCGCAACCATCCGAGCGAAGAGCACCTGCTGCCGCTGTTTGTCGCCCTCGGAGCCGGTGGACCCAGACCTGTGATTCAGCAATTGCACGCGAGCTACACCTGCGGCATCTTGAGTATGGCCGCCTATGCCTTCGACTCAAAAGCCGAAGCGCCAGAATCGCTCCAATGGTCGGCTGAAGCAGTGTCCTTGTGA
- a CDS encoding DUF2808 domain-containing protein has product MRRMFAFATAAALLAAAIPVGAIQFANGETAFNHIPTLIGYSLSDRTLDARAYYNVRIQVPQDSDIGLGRIVLGLANPNNPNTFAPVPGSNDVIATESSPSEAMPVTVTVGSNNGVRFDRQVINGAAQLDGSQLAVTFDKPIPAGSQVNVEWYGRNPATEGTYLVDVVAFPSGDAPRGQFLGFARYNVGTNL; this is encoded by the coding sequence ATGCGTCGCATGTTCGCTTTTGCCACTGCTGCTGCACTTCTGGCGGCGGCCATTCCTGTCGGTGCCATCCAGTTCGCCAACGGCGAGACGGCCTTCAACCACATTCCCACCCTGATAGGCTACAGCCTTTCGGATCGGACCCTTGATGCCCGCGCCTACTACAACGTCCGCATCCAGGTGCCCCAGGACAGCGACATCGGTCTGGGCCGCATCGTTCTGGGCCTGGCCAACCCAAACAATCCGAACACCTTTGCGCCGGTGCCGGGGAGCAACGACGTGATCGCCACCGAGAGTTCACCGAGCGAGGCGATGCCCGTAACGGTGACGGTAGGCAGCAACAACGGTGTGCGCTTTGACCGTCAGGTCATCAACGGTGCCGCTCAACTGGACGGCTCGCAACTGGCCGTCACCTTCGACAAGCCCATTCCGGCAGGCAGCCAGGTCAATGTCGAGTGGTATGGCCGCAACCCGGCCACCGAGGGCACCTATCTCGTCGATGTGGTCGCTTTCCCGAGTGGCGATGCTCCCCGTGGGCAGTTCCTCGGCTTTGCCCGCTACAACGTCGGCACCAACCTCTAA
- a CDS encoding metalloregulator ArsR/SmtB family transcription factor, with protein sequence MTDDRLSAIFAALADPTRRAILARLARGEAAVNELAEPFAISLPAITKHLKVLERAGLITRSRQAQWRPCRLDAAALRDATDWLEHYRQFWDQSLDRLDEYLQNIQTAESDDSHSV encoded by the coding sequence ATCACGGACGATCGCCTGAGCGCTATTTTTGCAGCGCTTGCCGACCCAACCCGCCGCGCTATTCTGGCGCGACTGGCTCGCGGCGAGGCAGCTGTCAACGAACTGGCAGAACCGTTTGCGATCAGCCTGCCTGCGATCACCAAGCACCTGAAGGTGCTCGAGCGCGCCGGTCTTATCACCCGTAGCCGCCAGGCGCAGTGGCGTCCCTGCCGCCTCGACGCCGCTGCTCTGCGCGACGCCACCGATTGGCTCGAACACTACCGGCAGTTCTGGGATCAAAGCCTCGATCGTCTCGACGAGTACCTGCAAAACATTCAGACAGCAGAAAGCGACGACAGCCACTCCGTCTGA
- a CDS encoding RNA methyltransferase, translating into MARTMKNFDLYELWLVQPRCSPFDAEARRTAVHATDILDRAVVTASLAEALAGCERVAGTTARSRTVSDPFLSPAQGARWLVAGAPRAACVFGPEDRGLSNEELAFCQRFVRIPTSAAYPSLNLAQAVTICAYEWFGCGQTTHQAVRPPEAMPDVDELEGFYAHLRRTLLAIGYLQAQTAERKLEKFRRLFNRSGLSAQEVALLRGVLRQVDWANRRLPTAQPAAYEPEED; encoded by the coding sequence GTGGCCCGGACGATGAAAAATTTTGATCTCTATGAGCTGTGGCTGGTGCAACCGCGCTGCTCGCCCTTCGATGCGGAGGCGCGCCGCACGGCGGTCCACGCCACCGATATTCTCGATCGCGCCGTTGTCACGGCCAGCCTGGCTGAAGCGCTGGCAGGTTGTGAGCGCGTCGCCGGAACAACCGCCAGAAGCCGGACGGTGAGCGATCCGTTTTTAAGTCCGGCCCAGGGAGCGCGCTGGCTGGTGGCAGGTGCGCCACGGGCGGCCTGTGTGTTCGGGCCGGAGGACCGGGGGCTCAGCAACGAGGAGCTGGCCTTCTGTCAGCGCTTCGTACGCATACCGACCAGTGCCGCTTATCCTTCGCTCAACCTGGCCCAGGCGGTGACGATCTGCGCCTACGAATGGTTCGGCTGTGGGCAGACGACCCACCAGGCGGTGCGTCCGCCGGAGGCGATGCCGGATGTGGACGAACTGGAGGGGTTCTACGCCCACCTGCGCCGCACACTGCTCGCGATCGGCTATCTGCAGGCGCAGACGGCGGAGCGCAAACTGGAAAAATTTCGCCGTCTTTTTAATCGTTCCGGCCTGAGCGCCCAGGAAGTGGCGCTGCTGCGCGGTGTGCTCCGGCAGGTGGACTGGGCGAACCGCCGGCTGCCCACTGCTCAGCCTGCCGCCTATGAGCCGGAGGAGGACTGA
- a CDS encoding glycosyltransferase family 4 protein, producing the protein MYGRIALVSVNGDPSAVIGAEEAGGQNVYVREVGRHLASLGYEVDMFTRRIDKTQPEIVEEAPNCRTIRLAAGPLEFVRRDDLHTYIPHFIESLTPYVKRRGYTAIHTHYWHSGIVGLAMGDRFGVPVVHTYHSLGAIKYMNVAEVPPSAQLRLSGERRILEQADRVVATSPQEAEHMRSYVSHKGLIDIIPCGVDVSHFSRVDRAQARQELGFDENEKVVLYVGRFDKRKGIETLVRAVAQMSEPVRLVIGGGYTSDRGDGQEFERIRSIVDEVGIADRTRFAGRIDQADLPAYYTAADVCVVPSHYEPFGLVAIEAMACGTPVVASAVGGLCYSVVDGQTGLLVPPHDADRFAAAIGRIIANPNLRSELSRASVQRIHSHFTWAGVSRRLGRLFEHLAARKLKVRAASQSVA; encoded by the coding sequence ATGTACGGGCGGATTGCGCTTGTCTCTGTGAACGGTGATCCTTCAGCGGTCATCGGTGCGGAGGAAGCGGGGGGGCAAAACGTCTATGTTCGTGAGGTTGGCCGCCACCTGGCTTCCCTGGGATATGAAGTAGACATGTTCACCAGGCGAATCGATAAGACGCAGCCGGAGATCGTCGAGGAAGCGCCCAACTGTCGCACCATTCGGCTCGCGGCTGGTCCTCTCGAATTTGTTCGGCGCGACGACCTGCATACTTACATTCCACACTTTATCGAGAGCCTGACACCCTACGTCAAGCGGCGCGGTTATACGGCCATACACACTCACTACTGGCATTCGGGCATCGTCGGGCTGGCGATGGGCGACCGGTTCGGCGTGCCTGTGGTGCATACTTACCACTCCCTGGGTGCGATCAAGTACATGAACGTCGCCGAAGTACCGCCCTCCGCCCAGTTGCGCCTCTCAGGCGAGCGCCGGATTCTCGAACAGGCCGATCGGGTGGTTGCCACCAGCCCCCAAGAGGCGGAGCACATGCGCAGCTACGTCTCCCACAAGGGGCTCATCGATATCATTCCCTGCGGCGTCGATGTCTCGCACTTCAGCCGCGTCGATCGCGCCCAGGCCCGCCAGGAATTGGGCTTTGACGAAAATGAAAAGGTCGTCCTCTACGTCGGTCGCTTCGACAAAAGAAAAGGGATCGAGACGCTGGTCCGGGCCGTTGCCCAGATGAGCGAGCCGGTGCGCCTGGTGATTGGCGGCGGCTACACTTCCGATCGCGGCGACGGCCAGGAGTTCGAGCGCATCCGCAGCATCGTCGATGAAGTTGGCATCGCCGATCGCACGCGCTTTGCCGGACGCATCGACCAGGCGGATCTACCGGCCTACTACACGGCGGCGGATGTCTGCGTTGTACCCAGCCACTACGAGCCTTTTGGCCTGGTGGCGATCGAGGCGATGGCCTGCGGTACGCCGGTAGTGGCGAGCGCCGTCGGCGGTCTTTGCTACAGCGTCGTCGATGGCCAGACCGGCCTGCTGGTGCCGCCCCACGATGCGGATCGTTTTGCGGCTGCTATTGGCCGGATAATCGCCAACCCGAACCTGCGCAGCGAACTGTCCAGGGCGAGTGTCCAGCGCATCCACAGCCACTTCACCTGGGCTGGGGTGAGCCGCCGCCTGGGCCGCCTCTTCGAGCATCTTGCCGCCCGCAAGCTCAAGGTGCGCGCCGCTTCCCAGTCGGTGGCCTAG
- a CDS encoding glutathione S-transferase N-terminal domain-containing protein, with protein sequence MIDLYYWPTPNGHKIAIFLEEAGLDYRIVPVNIAVGDQFKPDFLRIAPNNRMPAIVDHQPEDGGEPVSVFESGAILLYLAEKTGQFLPADRRGRVAVSQWLFWQMGGLGPMAGQNHHFSQYAPEKIPYAIDRYVRETNRLYGVLDRQLAGRDFIAGTYSIADMACYPWIVPHERQGQRLEDFAHLKRWFDVIASRPAVLRAYEKGQPFSGQPTVSEESRRILFGQTAASVQSSSGS encoded by the coding sequence ATGATCGACCTGTACTACTGGCCGACGCCGAACGGCCACAAGATTGCGATCTTTTTGGAGGAAGCGGGGCTCGACTACCGGATTGTGCCGGTAAATATCGCGGTGGGCGACCAGTTCAAGCCCGATTTTTTGCGCATTGCCCCCAACAACCGGATGCCCGCGATCGTCGATCACCAGCCGGAGGACGGCGGTGAACCCGTCTCCGTCTTCGAGTCCGGCGCGATTTTACTGTATCTGGCCGAGAAAACGGGCCAGTTCCTACCTGCCGACCGGCGCGGACGAGTGGCGGTGAGCCAGTGGCTTTTCTGGCAGATGGGCGGTCTGGGGCCGATGGCAGGCCAGAACCATCACTTCAGCCAGTACGCGCCTGAGAAGATCCCCTACGCCATCGATCGCTACGTCAGAGAAACCAACCGGCTTTACGGTGTGCTCGACCGGCAACTGGCAGGACGCGACTTCATTGCAGGCACCTATTCGATCGCCGACATGGCCTGCTATCCGTGGATCGTGCCCCACGAGCGGCAAGGGCAGCGCCTCGAAGACTTTGCTCACCTCAAGCGCTGGTTCGATGTGATCGCCTCTCGCCCCGCCGTCCTCCGCGCCTACGAAAAGGGCCAGCCCTTCAGCGGGCAGCCGACGGTAAGCGAAGAGAGCCGCAGGATTCTCTTTGGTCAGACCGCCGCCAGCGTTCAGTCCTCCTCCGGCTCATAG
- a CDS encoding DUF4326 domain-containing protein, which produces MQIRVINKHYEPVAGEYIGRPSVLGNPFVLGQDGNRQEVIEKYRRWLWQKLKQGGPVLDELCRLQQLAYQRELVLVCWCKRPDREVACHGDVLKQAIEWLDRRERGVSEPGVQAQLPNAVAQQLSLLEL; this is translated from the coding sequence ATGCAGATTCGCGTCATTAATAAGCACTATGAACCTGTTGCTGGCGAATACATCGGCAGACCATCAGTCCTTGGTAACCCTTTCGTCCTCGGCCAGGACGGTAATCGCCAGGAAGTGATCGAAAAGTACAGGCGCTGGCTCTGGCAAAAGCTCAAACAAGGCGGCCCAGTCCTCGATGAGTTGTGCCGCTTGCAGCAGTTGGCCTATCAGCGTGAACTTGTCCTCGTCTGTTGGTGCAAGCGGCCTGACAGGGAAGTTGCCTGCCACGGTGATGTGCTCAAGCAGGCCATCGAATGGCTCGATCGCCGCGAACGGGGAGTGAGCGAACCGGGTGTGCAGGCACAGTTACCCAATGCAGTTGCCCAACAGCTCTCCTTGCTGGAACTGTAA
- a CDS encoding SRPBCC domain-containing protein: protein MTTAHDQEPVIVITRTFNAPRALVFKAWTEPERMAIWWGPHGFTNANVEMDVRPGGIWRIDMCAPDGTVYPCKGTYLEVVEPERLVYKSEAIESDVWGAEGQPPTAVHTVTFEEHDGRTTLTLHLRLDSLEERDRMLKMQFTEGMGQSLERLEAHLAA from the coding sequence ATGACTACCGCACACGATCAAGAGCCCGTCATCGTCATCACCCGCACCTTCAACGCACCACGGGCACTGGTCTTCAAAGCCTGGACTGAACCTGAGCGCATGGCGATCTGGTGGGGACCGCACGGCTTTACCAACGCCAACGTCGAAATGGATGTGCGGCCAGGGGGGATCTGGCGCATCGATATGTGCGCTCCAGACGGCACCGTGTACCCCTGCAAAGGTACCTATCTTGAGGTCGTCGAGCCGGAGCGGCTGGTCTACAAGAGCGAAGCGATCGAGAGCGATGTCTGGGGTGCTGAGGGGCAACCGCCCACCGCCGTACACACGGTCACCTTTGAAGAGCACGATGGCAGGACGACGCTCACGCTCCACCTGCGGCTGGATTCACTCGAAGAGCGCGACCGGATGCTCAAGATGCAATTTACAGAAGGCATGGGCCAGAGCCTGGAGCGCCTCGAAGCCCACCTGGCGGCCTGA
- a CDS encoding AraC family transcriptional regulator: MVEVSHHNIQAWTALGCVLELYRYAPGRADGTLRHSHEEYQFCLSLNFPGEYFYRRAYHAVPVGALSVIHPGELHSAQDREDRPYPVLYRMLSAPVLLLQQLGAQIAGRDVGAPFFKVPVVLDAELRHLFVAFHRATAPAAPLLVQEAALIELMCLWIERYADRGQSVRFPPDAPQAVQRARAYLEDNISRNITMAELAQIAGLNPYHLHRLFERSFGCPPHRYHLQIRIERARRMLARGEIASEVALATGFADQSHFSRHFKRWWAVTPGRYAPPIKNVQDP, translated from the coding sequence ATGGTCGAGGTATCGCATCACAACATCCAGGCGTGGACTGCTCTCGGTTGTGTTCTGGAGCTGTACCGCTATGCTCCAGGTCGAGCTGACGGTACCCTGCGCCACAGCCACGAGGAATATCAATTTTGCCTGAGCCTCAATTTTCCGGGTGAATACTTTTATCGCCGGGCGTACCACGCCGTTCCGGTCGGCGCACTCTCGGTCATTCATCCAGGCGAGTTGCACAGCGCTCAAGACCGGGAGGACCGTCCGTACCCTGTGCTCTACCGGATGCTCAGCGCACCGGTGCTCCTGTTGCAACAACTCGGAGCCCAGATTGCCGGGCGGGATGTAGGGGCACCTTTTTTCAAAGTACCGGTGGTGCTCGACGCCGAATTGCGCCATCTGTTCGTCGCCTTCCATCGGGCAACAGCGCCGGCAGCGCCCCTGCTGGTGCAGGAGGCAGCACTGATCGAGTTGATGTGCCTGTGGATCGAGCGCTACGCAGATAGAGGGCAGAGCGTGCGATTTCCGCCGGACGCCCCGCAGGCTGTGCAGCGGGCGCGGGCCTATCTAGAAGACAACATCAGTCGCAACATCACGATGGCGGAACTGGCCCAAATTGCCGGGCTCAACCCTTATCACCTGCACCGGCTCTTCGAGCGCAGCTTCGGTTGTCCACCCCACCGCTATCACCTGCAGATCCGCATCGAGCGTGCCCGGCGAATGCTGGCGCGGGGAGAGATCGCAAGCGAAGTCGCCCTTGCGACAGGATTTGCCGATCAAAGCCACTTCAGCCGCCACTTCAAGCGCTGGTGGGCGGTGACGCCGGGCCGCTACGCGCCGCCGATCAAAAACGTACAAGATCCGTAG
- a CDS encoding sucrose-phosphate phosphatase, translating into MATGKWLIVTDLDDTLVGPCPEDREALRQLNRHLQPPEIVLVYATGRSPASAQALIAEAGLLAPAALISGVGTAISYEQSPEQADQDWWQRLKVNWDMALIDKIALGHADSLIPQPAGEQNPFKRSFFLAPEQAKTVISTLRAQLAAAGIEAQIVYSSDRDLDILPIGAGKGQAVRHLQERWGFTASTTVVCGDSGNDQGLFETGSLGIAVGNARAELVRWLDINEHLPIYRARQRCAAGLLEGLQHWQVL; encoded by the coding sequence ATGGCCACGGGCAAGTGGCTCATCGTCACCGACCTGGACGATACTCTGGTCGGTCCCTGTCCAGAAGATCGAGAAGCGCTAAGACAGCTCAACCGCCACCTGCAGCCGCCGGAGATTGTGTTGGTCTACGCCACTGGCCGCTCTCCCGCCTCGGCCCAGGCTCTGATTGCCGAGGCGGGGCTGCTGGCTCCGGCGGCCCTGATTAGCGGTGTCGGCACGGCCATCTCCTACGAGCAGTCGCCCGAGCAAGCGGATCAAGATTGGTGGCAGCGGCTCAAGGTGAACTGGGACATGGCGCTCATCGATAAGATAGCCCTGGGCCACGCCGACTCCCTCATCCCCCAACCCGCTGGCGAGCAAAACCCCTTCAAGCGCAGCTTCTTTCTTGCTCCTGAGCAGGCAAAGACCGTGATCTCTACACTGCGCGCTCAGCTTGCCGCTGCCGGCATCGAAGCGCAGATCGTCTACTCGAGCGACCGCGATCTCGACATTCTGCCCATCGGTGCGGGCAAAGGCCAGGCCGTGCGCCACCTGCAGGAGCGCTGGGGCTTTACCGCTTCGACCACTGTCGTCTGCGGCGACTCAGGAAACGATCAGGGACTGTTTGAAACCGGCAGCCTGGGAATTGCAGTAGGCAATGCCCGCGCTGAACTGGTGCGCTGGCTCGACATCAACGAACATCTGCCCATCTACCGCGCCAGACAACGCTGTGCAGCAGGGCTTTTAGAGGGATTGCAGCACTGGCAGGTACTTTAG